From the Verrucomicrobiota bacterium genome, the window ATTTCAACCGGTGGTGGCATGATCGAAGTGACGGAGATTGACGGCGCGCCGGTGGCAATGGGGGGCGATTTTTTCGAAACGCTCGTCTATTTGAAAGAAGGGGCTGATCTAAAATCGGTTCATGACGATTTGGGCGCTGCACTTGTTTACGATAGCAGTGAGTTGTGCGAAGGAGAAACAGGGTTGCTTCGTTTTTCTATGGTCCAGGAACCCGCCGCAGAAGTACTCACGGCTATCCGGAGCAATCCACTTGTTCGTGATCTCAGGATCCTGAAACCCGTATTGCCGATTATGTCCCGCAAAGATCTGTCGGTTCCTTTCCAGACAGTCGAAGCCATGCTAGCATTCAATGAAGGGAAAGACCTGGCACTCTGGGAATTGGCACTTGAATACGAGAGCACTCGTGGAGGTATTTCCGCGGCAGAAGTCATTGAGAAAGCACGCGGCATTTTGCATTTGATGGAAGACTCGGTGAAGACCGGTTTGGCGGGTACTCAATATGCGGACCGTATTTTGCCCTGTCAGTCAGTGACCTTTGTGAAGCGTCAGGAAGAGGGCCGACTGATTCCTGGAGATGTGATGAACCGGATCATTGCCTATATCTCTGCAATCCTCGAAGTGAAGTCGTCGATGGGTGTGATTGTCGCGGCTCCAACTGCGGGTTCCTGTGGAGCGATGCCGGGGTCGATGTTGGCGGTTGCGGATTCAATGGGTATTGATGAAGAAGGAAAAATACACGCATTGCTCGTAGCCGGACTGATTGGAGTGTTTATCGCAACCCATGCAACCTTCGCGGCCGAGCTTGGTGGCTGCATGGCGGAATGTGGATCAGGCGCAGGCATGTCTGCGGCGGCGATGGTCGGTCTTGCCAATGGCACTCTGGAGCAGCAACTCGCGGCGGCATCGGTTGCGTTACAAAACTCTTTTGGCATGATCTGCGATCCTGTCGGCAACCGCGTTGAAGCTCCTTGCCTGGGAAAGAACGTGTTGGCCGGGTCCAATGCGCTGGCCTGCGCGAATATGGCGTTGGCTGATTATAAGCACCTGATTCCTCTCGATGAAGTAATCTACGCGATGGACGAGGTCGGAAAAGCAATTCCCCATGAACATTGTTGCACCGCCAAAGGTGGTCTGTCGATTACGCCAACCTCCAAGGCGATAGAACGGCGAATGAACGCGGAGTGAATTCATGTCATTTCGCTTTGTTACCATTGCATGGGATAGAATGGGCGCGTAAATCGATCCAGGTCCCTATGGTGGTCGGGCACGAATTTGTCGGTGAAGTTGTGGACGTTGGTTCTAATGTGAGCGACTT encodes:
- a CDS encoding L-serine ammonia-lyase, iron-sulfur-dependent, subunit alpha, producing the protein MSESNHIPSIFNDVLGPVMRGPSSSHSAAANRIGRLCRDLVEGDLRRAVIEYDPNGSLVTTHKSQGTDMGLYGGFLGWEPDDPRLPDYAKHTESAGLKIEVRYLSYGATHPNNYKLSIEGVNGHQHTMQAISTGGGMIEVTEIDGAPVAMGGDFFETLVYLKEGADLKSVHDDLGAALVYDSSELCEGETGLLRFSMVQEPAAEVLTAIRSNPLVRDLRILKPVLPIMSRKDLSVPFQTVEAMLAFNEGKDLALWELALEYESTRGGISAAEVIEKARGILHLMEDSVKTGLAGTQYADRILPCQSVTFVKRQEEGRLIPGDVMNRIIAYISAILEVKSSMGVIVAAPTAGSCGAMPGSMLAVADSMGIDEEGKIHALLVAGLIGVFIATHATFAAELGGCMAECGSGAGMSAAAMVGLANGTLEQQLAAASVALQNSFGMICDPVGNRVEAPCLGKNVLAGSNALACANMALADYKHLIPLDEVIYAMDEVGKAIPHEHCCTAKGGLSITPTSKAIERRMNAE